One genomic window of Leptospira paudalimensis includes the following:
- a CDS encoding YqgE/AlgH family protein, translating into MTDHPDSTRGKLLISNSSVIQDFFHKSVVLMVDHDDDGAFGLVLNKPTDQTMESLIKNLPDTVHANKPVYAGGPVDNLFVSILHNGKQTADPGVEVVPGIYMARSFDTMLEVLSSDQIQFRVLQGYAGWSSGQLESEFDRLSWVVSDLVDDSIVFNEDDSESIWREALRSKGGIYKYFVDHTKDPSLN; encoded by the coding sequence ATGACAGATCATCCTGATTCAACGCGCGGAAAGTTACTCATTTCCAATTCCAGTGTGATTCAGGATTTTTTTCATAAATCCGTTGTCCTTATGGTAGACCATGATGACGACGGGGCCTTTGGTCTGGTGTTAAACAAACCTACTGATCAAACCATGGAATCACTCATCAAAAACTTACCGGATACTGTTCATGCCAACAAACCAGTGTATGCTGGTGGTCCAGTAGACAATTTGTTTGTATCTATTTTACATAATGGAAAACAAACAGCGGATCCAGGAGTAGAAGTGGTTCCAGGGATTTATATGGCTCGAAGTTTTGATACAATGTTAGAAGTTTTATCTTCTGACCAAATCCAATTTCGTGTCTTACAAGGTTATGCAGGTTGGTCGTCTGGACAATTGGAAAGTGAATTTGATAGGTTGTCTTGGGTAGTTTCTGATTTGGTAGATGATTCCATTGTATTTAACGAAGATGATTCCGAATCGATTTGGCGAGAAGCACTTCGAAGTAAAGGTGGAATTTACAAATACTTTGTAGACCATACCAAAGATCCTTCCCTTAACTAA
- a CDS encoding Gfo/Idh/MocA family protein, which produces MDKKVRLGVIGTGHMGQYHVNVAKQLTDAELIGIFDANAERATQIAEKHKTKAFGTIEELLKEADAIIIAAPTFLHHKIAKQALTEKKHVLVEKPISQTVEEAKELVTLSKQNNLILQVGHVERFNGAVLELGKIAEHPILIESRRIAPYNSRITDVGVVLDMMIHDIDIVLNLVKSDVTEVKAVGSSVVSNHEDIASVVLQFANGCVASLNASRSSQAKIRTLNISQKDSYVFLDFTNQEIELHRQASSTTQLGSGEIKYRQESIVEKIFVHKDNPLKQEHEHFVKCIKGESEPMVKGDSDIKTLEVAYRILEEIHGKK; this is translated from the coding sequence ATGGATAAAAAAGTCCGACTCGGAGTCATTGGTACGGGCCATATGGGTCAGTACCACGTAAACGTTGCCAAACAATTAACCGATGCAGAACTCATCGGTATATTTGATGCCAATGCGGAACGTGCCACACAAATTGCTGAGAAACATAAAACAAAGGCATTTGGAACGATTGAAGAATTGTTGAAAGAAGCGGATGCAATCATCATTGCAGCACCAACTTTCTTACATCACAAAATCGCCAAACAGGCGCTTACTGAAAAAAAACATGTTTTGGTAGAAAAACCAATTTCCCAAACAGTCGAAGAAGCGAAAGAACTCGTAACCTTATCAAAACAAAACAATTTGATTTTGCAAGTAGGTCACGTAGAACGATTTAATGGTGCGGTACTTGAGTTAGGTAAAATTGCTGAACACCCAATCCTCATTGAATCGAGACGGATCGCTCCCTACAATAGTCGAATTACTGATGTTGGTGTGGTTCTCGATATGATGATTCACGATATCGACATTGTTCTCAACTTAGTAAAATCAGATGTGACAGAAGTCAAAGCTGTTGGATCTTCTGTTGTTTCGAACCATGAGGATATTGCGAGTGTGGTTTTACAATTTGCAAATGGTTGTGTTGCTTCGCTCAATGCTTCTCGTTCTTCTCAGGCAAAAATTAGAACTCTTAACATTTCCCAAAAAGATTCGTATGTATTTTTAGATTTTACAAACCAAGAAATTGAACTCCACAGACAAGCAAGTTCAACAACTCAACTGGGTAGTGGAGAAATCAAATACAGACAAGAATCCATTGTGGAAAAAATCTTTGTTCACAAAGATAACCCTCTTAAACAAGAACACGAACACTTTGTAAAATGTATTAAAGGAGAATCCGAACCGATGGTGAAAGGTGATTCCGATATTAAAACATTAGAAGTGGCATATCGTATCTTAGAAGAAATTCACGGCAAAAAATAA
- a CDS encoding alpha-E domain-containing protein, with protein sequence MLSRVAESVFWMNRYIERAENYSRFIDVNHQLSLDLNEEVPNQWLPLVHTTGDYELFAKKYSETSPVNVIRFMTFDEENPNSIFQCLSKARENARTIRENISTSMWEVLNEFYLYVKDYRKLYLETNGEHGDTLSMGLSDFLSTVRKSCQSFYGCSDATISHDEVWNFSLLGRFLERADKTTRILDMKYFILLPSVHDVGSTLDLLQWLSLLKSASAHEMYNRRYKKIDPTDIAEFLILNDTFPRSIIFCIQEMQEALEKISGLKEGLPRNSAQDATTVYLNRLRSENIKSIFDKGLHEYLDDIQIELNQIGSKIVERFFTN encoded by the coding sequence ATGTTAAGCCGAGTTGCCGAATCTGTTTTTTGGATGAATCGGTACATTGAAAGGGCGGAGAACTATTCCCGTTTTATCGATGTCAATCATCAATTGTCTTTGGATTTAAATGAAGAAGTTCCAAACCAGTGGTTACCTTTAGTGCATACTACTGGTGATTATGAATTATTTGCTAAAAAATATTCAGAAACCTCTCCTGTGAACGTGATTCGATTTATGACCTTTGATGAAGAGAATCCGAATTCTATTTTCCAATGTTTATCAAAAGCACGGGAAAATGCCCGTACGATACGTGAAAATATTTCAACTTCGATGTGGGAAGTATTAAATGAATTTTACCTTTATGTAAAAGACTATCGTAAACTTTATTTGGAAACAAATGGAGAACATGGAGATACATTGTCTATGGGACTTTCGGACTTTTTAAGTACAGTTCGCAAAAGTTGCCAAAGTTTTTATGGATGTTCGGATGCAACTATCTCTCATGATGAAGTTTGGAATTTTTCTTTATTAGGAAGATTTTTAGAACGCGCTGATAAAACCACACGTATCTTGGATATGAAGTATTTTATCCTTCTTCCATCAGTCCATGATGTTGGATCTACATTGGATTTATTACAATGGTTATCATTATTGAAATCAGCAAGTGCACATGAAATGTATAACCGTAGGTATAAAAAAATCGATCCTACGGACATTGCAGAGTTTTTAATCTTAAACGATACGTTCCCTCGATCGATTATCTTTTGTATCCAAGAGATGCAAGAAGCATTGGAAAAAATTTCAGGATTAAAAGAAGGTTTACCTAGAAATTCTGCCCAAGATGCAACAACAGTTTATTTAAATAGATTACGATCTGAAAATATCAAATCCATTTTTGACAAAGGATTACACGAATATCTGGATGATATTCAAATTGAACTCAATCAAATCGGATCGAAGATTGTGGAACGATTTTTTACCAACTAA
- a CDS encoding circularly permuted type 2 ATP-grasp protein, giving the protein MMTKDPYHLIDNYKTIPGVYDELYDADGQIRNKYKFLVKSFQELGPAELINRRRDTDRILRENGVTYNLYQSEQIEAKERPWELDLFPLVMESEEWRILERGLNQRADLLDALVRDVYSKRRLLYEKKIPPEILFNESSFLRACDGMYDSNHFLAKNPALLFFVCDLIRAADGNFYVLNDRVQAPSGSGYSLENRIVLSRIFPSMYRDAMVHRVAVYFRSLRKSLTQLSGVSGREPVIVLLTPGPSNETYFEHAYLAGYLGYTLVQGEDLTVRKNKVYMKTVEGLQQVDLILRRVDDDFMDPLELRGDSLLGVPGLLESVRSGNVKIANPIGTGFLENRALLPFYSELCRFYLGEDLLLPMAPTYWLGNKDQFQLVLQNPEKYVFKTVSRTDEETPVTFVELSGERKDSFLEKLKHAPKRFIAQEMIESATVPVLGENGFRPGRAIMRTFVSSSGSGYQTMAGGLVRVSPSLDEFFITSQRGAWSKDLWVLSTETQKEESLLVPKSDQILISRKSSGVPSRVADNLFWLARYLERSENQTRVIREAVFKILQVEDGYEKESLENILKLVTHVTNSYPGFLGDDSGDLFANPFPELQRLTVDKNIVGSLGFHLRSLVIASKSVRDRLSDDMKKILLHLEDQSTHNIESYDQIIDFLQKIIVNLSSLTGLSFENMSREAGWFFLNLGRRIERSINMILMLQGMIQWKSFEDKSSFETFLRISDIRLTYNRRYSGKIDQESVLDILLFDTTNPRSLAYQLEQINGDLQFLPGKDKKIVYSEDRAALQLYTHFKMKDIAIFFEAETPLTAVSVWLEELHGYLRLLSDALSSRYFNYTEEQTRIGDTNG; this is encoded by the coding sequence ATGATGACAAAAGATCCCTATCATCTAATTGACAATTATAAAACCATACCTGGTGTGTATGACGAATTGTATGATGCAGATGGTCAAATTCGAAACAAATATAAATTCTTAGTCAAATCTTTCCAAGAGTTAGGTCCTGCAGAATTAATCAATCGTAGGCGTGATACTGATCGAATCTTAAGAGAAAATGGAGTTACCTATAATCTCTATCAGTCAGAACAAATTGAAGCGAAAGAAAGACCTTGGGAACTCGATTTATTTCCATTGGTGATGGAAAGTGAAGAGTGGAGAATATTAGAAAGAGGATTAAACCAAAGAGCAGATCTTTTGGATGCGCTAGTACGTGATGTATATTCCAAAAGAAGATTGTTATACGAGAAAAAAATACCACCAGAAATATTATTCAACGAGTCATCTTTCTTGCGAGCTTGTGATGGAATGTATGATTCGAATCATTTTTTAGCAAAAAACCCTGCATTATTATTTTTTGTTTGCGATTTGATCCGGGCAGCTGACGGAAATTTTTACGTATTAAATGACAGAGTACAAGCTCCATCAGGTTCAGGGTATTCATTAGAAAATAGAATTGTTCTTTCTCGAATTTTTCCAAGTATGTATCGAGATGCGATGGTTCATCGTGTGGCTGTTTACTTTCGATCCCTTCGCAAATCTCTTACTCAATTATCGGGTGTTAGTGGAAGAGAACCCGTAATAGTTTTGTTAACTCCTGGTCCATCCAATGAAACTTATTTTGAACATGCTTATCTCGCCGGATATTTAGGTTACACTCTTGTACAAGGTGAGGATTTAACTGTTCGAAAGAATAAAGTGTACATGAAGACAGTTGAAGGGTTACAACAGGTAGATTTGATTTTACGCAGAGTAGATGATGATTTTATGGACCCTTTGGAACTAAGAGGAGATTCTTTATTAGGAGTACCTGGTTTATTAGAATCGGTACGTTCCGGAAATGTAAAAATTGCAAATCCTATTGGAACAGGATTTTTAGAAAATCGTGCATTATTACCGTTTTATTCTGAGTTATGTAGATTTTACTTAGGTGAGGATTTATTACTTCCTATGGCACCAACCTATTGGTTGGGTAATAAAGATCAATTTCAATTGGTTTTACAAAACCCAGAGAAATATGTTTTTAAAACAGTATCAAGAACTGATGAAGAAACTCCTGTTACCTTTGTTGAACTCAGCGGTGAAAGAAAAGATAGTTTCTTAGAAAAACTAAAACATGCTCCAAAAAGATTTATTGCTCAAGAAATGATTGAATCAGCCACAGTTCCAGTGTTAGGTGAAAATGGATTTCGTCCTGGCCGTGCCATTATGAGAACATTTGTATCTTCTTCTGGATCTGGTTATCAAACTATGGCGGGAGGTCTTGTTCGAGTTTCTCCTTCTCTCGATGAATTTTTTATTACAAGCCAACGTGGTGCTTGGAGCAAAGATTTGTGGGTCTTGTCTACTGAAACTCAGAAAGAAGAATCGTTGCTTGTACCAAAATCGGACCAAATTTTAATCTCTCGAAAAAGTTCAGGTGTTCCAAGCCGAGTTGCAGACAATTTATTTTGGTTAGCTCGTTATCTAGAAAGATCGGAAAATCAAACTAGAGTGATACGAGAAGCAGTTTTCAAAATCCTTCAGGTTGAAGATGGATATGAAAAAGAATCTTTAGAGAATATTTTGAAATTGGTAACACATGTTACAAATAGTTATCCAGGCTTTTTGGGAGATGATTCTGGAGATCTTTTTGCAAATCCATTTCCAGAGTTACAACGATTGACAGTTGATAAAAATATTGTTGGTAGTTTAGGTTTTCACTTAAGGAGTTTGGTGATCGCTTCAAAATCAGTAAGAGATCGTTTATCTGATGATATGAAGAAAATCCTTCTTCATTTGGAAGACCAATCTACTCATAATATTGAATCATATGATCAAATCATTGATTTCCTCCAAAAAATTATTGTTAACTTATCTTCACTTACTGGTTTATCATTTGAAAATATGAGTCGTGAAGCAGGATGGTTCTTCTTAAACTTAGGTCGAAGAATTGAACGATCAATTAACATGATTCTTATGTTGCAAGGTATGATCCAATGGAAAAGTTTTGAAGACAAATCTTCCTTTGAGACATTCTTAAGAATCAGTGATATACGCCTCACATACAACCGAAGGTATTCCGGAAAAATTGACCAAGAATCTGTCCTAGACATATTACTGTTTGATACAACCAATCCAAGGTCATTAGCTTACCAATTGGAACAGATCAATGGAGATTTACAATTTTTACCAGGCAAAGATAAAAAAATTGTTTATTCGGAAGATAGAGCAGCATTGCAATTGTATACTCATTTCAAAATGAAAGATATTGCCATTTTCTTTGAAGCAGAAACTCCATTAACGGCAGTATCTGTATGGTTAGAAGAGTTACATGGGTATTTAAGACTTTTATCAGATGCACTTTCTTCACGTTATTTCAATTACACAGAAGAACAAACTAGAATTGGTGATACAAATGGCTGA
- a CDS encoding transglutaminase family protein: MSIRVALTHITTYQYDKSISLSPHVIRLRPAPHTKNHIVSYSLNILPEQKFLNWQQDPFGNYLARLVFPEKTNILQVAVDLVTDLKVINPFDFFVEEYAENFPFSYDKILKKELTPYLKPKKPGKLLSSYLKSIKIDKIRVVEFLVALNAKVYNDIGYVIRMEPGVQSTEVTLSKRMGSCRDSAYLLVQILRHLGLASRFVSGYLIQLKADVKSLDGPSGTEVDFTDLHAWAEVYLPGAGWVGLDPTSGLFTGEGHIPLAATPEPESAGPIYGFAEKAKMEFSFSMHVERVLETPRVTLPYLEEDWNRILKLGDSINKRIKKNDIRLTIGGEPTFVSTENREAPEWNFDALGFEKYSKSEQLIKRLGKHFAEGGLLQYGQGKWYPGEPIPRWAMISYWRKDKEPLWRNPHLLADDRYTGSANTDDARKFISSLIKYLNVSSGSVLPAYEDNLYYLWQESNLPEETESLLDGLNSYDVLERERIIRVLDQGLHKEVGYVLPLDFDAFQKVWISDEWKFRRKKMFLIPGDSPIGLRLPLQSLGGKSYYTNPEDPFSPKSALPKVKELSQYPLSMANVSYSWGGVHTRTALCVEPRNGNLRVFLPPIQSLEGWLHLIYAIEQTALETDLPIVIEGYEAPNDPRLNRFKITPDPGVIEVNFHPSSQFEEIVEKTKILYEEAYQLRLTAEKFLIDGRHSGTGGGNHITLGGETSSDSPFLRKPSLLRSIVSYWQNHPGLSYLFSGLFIGPTSQSPRVDEARNDSLHELKIAFQQIDSSKTTPPWLLDRLLRNILIDVTGNTHRTEISIDKLFDPGSPTGRLGLIEMRAFEMPPHFQMSVVQQAFMMAIICKFWEEPYYGNPINWNTELHDRYMLPYFVYKDFKEVIFDLQNQGFSFLSKDFDPFFEFRFPQYGICYLDGMEIELRMALEPWNVLGEENTSQGTSRGVDSATERVQVKIKGFHPERYKLSCNGFEVPLQATSVQNEFVAGVRFKAWNPVFTLHPQLPSQQSLVFDVYDTWNHRSLGGCTYHVSHPGGLSYQTIPINAYEAESRRISRFWTHGHKIGKSLPPVRLENKAFPCTLDLRMVTSK, encoded by the coding sequence ATGAGTATACGAGTTGCATTAACCCATATCACAACATACCAGTATGATAAATCGATTTCACTATCTCCACACGTGATTCGTTTACGACCTGCGCCACATACAAAGAATCATATAGTTTCTTATTCTCTAAATATTTTACCCGAACAGAAATTCTTGAATTGGCAACAGGATCCATTTGGTAACTACCTAGCCCGTTTGGTGTTTCCAGAAAAAACCAATATTTTGCAAGTGGCTGTAGATTTGGTAACCGATTTAAAGGTAATCAATCCATTTGATTTTTTTGTCGAAGAATATGCAGAAAATTTTCCATTTTCTTACGATAAGATTCTTAAAAAAGAACTCACCCCATATCTCAAACCAAAAAAACCAGGAAAACTTTTATCATCTTACCTGAAGTCGATCAAAATAGACAAAATAAGAGTCGTTGAATTTCTTGTGGCACTGAATGCAAAAGTTTACAATGACATCGGTTATGTGATACGAATGGAACCTGGAGTTCAATCAACTGAAGTAACTCTTTCTAAACGAATGGGTTCATGCCGTGACTCTGCATATTTACTCGTACAAATATTAAGACATCTTGGACTTGCTTCTCGTTTTGTTTCGGGTTATCTCATCCAATTAAAGGCAGATGTAAAATCGCTAGATGGTCCTTCGGGTACAGAGGTTGATTTTACTGACCTTCATGCGTGGGCAGAAGTATACTTACCTGGAGCAGGTTGGGTGGGACTTGATCCTACATCAGGTTTATTCACGGGAGAAGGGCATATTCCACTTGCAGCTACTCCAGAACCTGAATCAGCAGGTCCCATTTATGGATTTGCTGAAAAAGCAAAAATGGAATTTTCATTTTCAATGCACGTGGAACGTGTATTGGAAACTCCTAGAGTCACATTACCTTATTTGGAAGAAGATTGGAATCGTATTCTTAAGTTAGGTGATTCAATTAATAAACGAATCAAAAAGAATGACATCCGATTAACAATTGGTGGCGAACCTACTTTTGTTTCGACGGAAAACAGAGAAGCCCCAGAGTGGAATTTTGATGCTCTTGGCTTTGAAAAATATTCCAAATCGGAACAACTCATCAAACGATTGGGAAAACATTTTGCAGAGGGTGGATTACTACAATATGGACAAGGCAAGTGGTATCCAGGGGAACCAATTCCAAGATGGGCAATGATTTCCTATTGGCGAAAGGACAAGGAACCTTTATGGAGAAACCCTCATTTACTTGCCGATGATCGTTACACTGGATCGGCAAACACTGATGATGCTAGAAAATTTATTTCAAGTTTAATCAAATATCTAAATGTATCTTCTGGTTCCGTTTTACCTGCTTATGAAGATAATTTATATTATCTATGGCAAGAATCGAATTTGCCTGAAGAAACGGAATCTTTGTTAGATGGTTTAAATTCTTATGATGTTTTGGAAAGAGAACGGATTATAAGAGTTTTAGACCAAGGCCTTCATAAAGAAGTAGGATATGTTTTACCTTTGGATTTTGATGCATTCCAGAAGGTATGGATATCAGATGAATGGAAATTTCGCAGGAAAAAGATGTTCTTAATTCCGGGAGATTCACCAATTGGATTACGGTTACCATTACAATCATTAGGTGGTAAATCGTATTATACGAATCCTGAGGATCCATTTTCTCCAAAATCAGCTCTTCCAAAGGTAAAAGAATTAAGCCAATATCCTCTATCTATGGCTAACGTAAGTTATTCATGGGGTGGTGTTCATACTCGCACAGCATTGTGTGTGGAGCCTAGGAATGGTAATTTAAGAGTATTTTTACCTCCAATCCAATCCTTAGAAGGTTGGTTACATCTGATCTATGCTATTGAACAAACTGCTTTAGAGACAGATTTACCAATTGTGATCGAAGGATACGAAGCACCTAATGATCCAAGGTTAAATCGATTTAAGATCACTCCCGATCCAGGTGTGATTGAAGTTAATTTTCATCCCTCGAGTCAGTTTGAAGAAATTGTAGAAAAAACAAAAATTCTGTATGAAGAAGCTTATCAGTTAAGACTGACTGCTGAAAAATTTTTAATTGATGGAAGGCATTCCGGGACAGGTGGTGGAAATCATATCACGTTAGGTGGTGAAACTTCGAGTGACAGTCCATTTTTGAGAAAACCTTCTTTGCTTAGAAGTATTGTCTCATATTGGCAGAATCATCCAGGGCTTTCGTATTTATTTTCTGGATTATTCATTGGACCAACCTCACAATCCCCAAGAGTTGACGAAGCACGGAATGATTCACTCCATGAATTAAAGATTGCGTTTCAACAAATTGATTCGAGCAAAACAACACCTCCTTGGTTATTGGATCGACTATTAAGGAATATATTGATCGATGTAACAGGTAATACACATAGAACAGAGATATCGATAGATAAATTATTCGATCCAGGATCTCCAACCGGCCGTCTTGGATTGATTGAAATGAGAGCATTTGAAATGCCACCTCATTTTCAAATGAGTGTAGTCCAACAAGCATTTATGATGGCAATCATTTGTAAGTTTTGGGAAGAACCATACTATGGAAATCCAATCAATTGGAACACAGAACTACATGATCGTTATATGTTACCATACTTTGTTTATAAGGATTTTAAAGAAGTTATCTTTGATTTACAAAACCAAGGTTTTTCATTTTTATCAAAAGATTTTGATCCATTTTTTGAATTTCGATTTCCTCAATATGGAATCTGCTATTTAGATGGAATGGAAATTGAATTGAGAATGGCTCTTGAACCATGGAATGTGTTAGGTGAGGAGAATACTTCCCAAGGAACATCTCGTGGTGTTGATTCAGCTACTGAACGAGTACAAGTAAAAATAAAAGGATTTCATCCTGAACGTTACAAACTCAGCTGTAATGGTTTTGAAGTTCCATTGCAGGCGACTTCGGTTCAAAATGAGTTTGTTGCAGGTGTTCGTTTTAAAGCTTGGAATCCTGTTTTTACTTTACATCCGCAATTGCCATCACAACAATCATTGGTATTCGATGTTTACGATACTTGGAATCATCGCTCGCTCGGAGGTTGTACTTACCATGTTTCACACCCTGGGGGTTTATCTTACCAAACAATTCCAATTAATGCTTATGAAGCGGAATCCAGAAGGATTTCTCGATTTTGGACTCACGGTCATAAAATAGGAAAAAGTTTGCCACCGGTTCGCTTAGAGAATAAAGCCTTTCCTTGTACCTTAGATTTACGTATGGTTACTTCTAAGTAA
- a CDS encoding SDR family NAD(P)-dependent oxidoreductase, translating to MKLASKKIVLTNGSSELGKELLSNLLSQGALVVVGDITPEEIPNHANLQKYKIDPSKPDQIERLIESAIETLDKIDVFIINSEQVTFAEDDKENWNQLKYLFQTNSLGPIFAIQKLTNLISVGLHIISVSSNLSIYPTPGYGLYGSSKLAFDYFWDSYRKQIGKSFQFSRVMADVPTHSNPNQLAKKVVQSILRPKRARYETWKLWFQVQFLKFLPFSQFFRSFYYGFRLKEEKRTKNSPSHSGLLTED from the coding sequence ATGAAACTTGCTTCTAAAAAAATTGTATTAACCAATGGATCATCTGAATTAGGAAAGGAACTTTTATCAAATTTACTTTCCCAAGGTGCTTTGGTAGTTGTTGGGGATATCACTCCTGAAGAAATTCCCAATCATGCAAATTTACAAAAATACAAAATTGATCCTTCAAAACCAGATCAGATTGAAAGATTAATTGAATCCGCAATTGAAACATTAGATAAAATAGATGTGTTTATCATCAATTCTGAACAAGTAACATTTGCAGAAGATGATAAGGAAAATTGGAACCAACTAAAATATTTATTCCAAACAAATTCTCTCGGACCCATTTTTGCAATTCAAAAGTTGACAAACCTTATCTCTGTTGGGCTTCATATCATTTCTGTTAGTTCTAATCTTTCCATTTATCCTACTCCTGGTTATGGATTGTATGGTTCTTCCAAACTCGCTTTTGATTATTTTTGGGATTCTTATCGCAAACAAATAGGGAAATCATTCCAATTCTCACGAGTGATGGCAGATGTACCAACCCACTCAAATCCCAACCAATTGGCAAAAAAAGTGGTTCAGTCGATTTTGAGACCAAAACGAGCTCGTTATGAAACTTGGAAACTTTGGTTTCAGGTACAATTTCTTAAATTTTTGCCTTTTTCACAATTTTTTCGCAGTTTCTATTATGGATTTCGCTTAAAAGAAGAGAAAAGAACGAAAAATTCACCTTCTCACTCTGGTCTTTTAACAGAAGATTAA
- a CDS encoding circularly permuted type 2 ATP-grasp protein — protein sequence MFIADYSAKNIYDEMFSNEGFPRKSYDFVKTKMESLGGIELLKRSSSAERALMSLGITFTLYGDGGEQERIMPFDVIPRIVPSEEWINIEKGLKQRILALNLFLNDIYGEQKILKDKIIPRDIIESSTGFLKQCIGLKPPKDIWIHITGTDLVRDGAGKFHVLEDNLRCPSGVSYVLENREVMKRTFPELFEKLNIRQVYDYPYHLRSMLENLTDVSDPVIAVWTPGVYNSAYYEHSFLAQKMGVYLVEGSDLVVENHKVYMKTTKGLRKVDVVYRRIDDTFMDPSSFREDSLLGVKGIFEAYKRGNVALANAPGTGVADDKVIYSYVPKIIKYYLGEDSIIPNVPTYLCSEDSDLKYVLDNIHNLVVKAANGAGGYGMIIGPKSSKQEQEDFKELIKADPRNYIAQPVLNLSTVPTLISDKIESRHVDLRPFILYGKDIYVMPGGLTRVALRKGSLVVNSSQGGGSKDTWVLG from the coding sequence ATGTTTATCGCAGACTATAGCGCAAAAAATATCTATGATGAGATGTTTTCCAATGAAGGATTTCCACGTAAAAGTTATGATTTTGTGAAAACAAAAATGGAAAGTTTAGGTGGGATTGAATTACTCAAACGGAGTAGTTCCGCCGAACGTGCATTAATGTCACTAGGGATCACCTTTACGTTGTATGGTGATGGTGGCGAACAAGAAAGAATTATGCCCTTTGATGTCATTCCTCGAATTGTACCAAGTGAGGAATGGATTAATATTGAAAAAGGATTAAAACAAAGGATCCTTGCACTGAATTTATTTTTAAATGATATTTATGGCGAACAAAAGATTCTTAAGGATAAAATTATCCCGCGGGATATCATAGAGTCTAGTACTGGTTTTCTAAAACAATGTATTGGATTAAAACCACCGAAAGACATTTGGATTCATATTACAGGAACTGACCTCGTTCGTGATGGAGCAGGTAAATTTCATGTATTAGAAGACAACCTACGTTGCCCTTCTGGTGTTTCTTATGTATTGGAAAATCGTGAAGTGATGAAACGAACCTTTCCTGAACTTTTTGAAAAATTAAACATCCGCCAAGTATATGATTATCCTTATCACTTACGTTCTATGTTAGAAAATCTAACAGATGTCAGTGATCCAGTGATCGCTGTATGGACACCAGGTGTATATAACTCCGCTTATTATGAACATAGTTTTTTAGCCCAAAAGATGGGTGTGTATTTGGTGGAAGGATCGGATCTTGTAGTGGAAAACCATAAAGTTTACATGAAAACAACGAAAGGTCTCCGTAAAGTAGATGTAGTGTATCGAAGAATCGATGATACGTTTATGGATCCATCCAGTTTCCGTGAAGATTCCTTACTTGGAGTCAAAGGGATATTTGAAGCTTATAAACGAGGAAATGTTGCCCTTGCCAATGCACCAGGAACTGGTGTAGCGGATGATAAGGTAATATATTCTTATGTGCCAAAGATCATTAAATATTACTTAGGTGAAGATTCTATCATTCCAAATGTTCCAACGTATCTATGTTCAGAAGATTCGGATCTAAAGTATGTTTTGGATAATATCCATAATTTGGTTGTCAAAGCTGCAAATGGAGCCGGTGGGTATGGCATGATCATTGGGCCAAAATCTTCTAAACAAGAACAGGAAGATTTTAAGGAATTAATCAAAGCGGATCCAAGAAACTATATCGCGCAACCAGTTTTAAATCTTTCAACAGTTCCAACATTAATTTCAGATAAAATTGAATCGAGACATGTGGATTTAAGACCGTTCATTTTGTACGGTAAAGATATTTACGTTATGCCTGGTGGATTAACGCGAGTAGCATTACGAAAAGGTTCTTTAGTTGTGAATTCATCCCAGGGAGGCGGTTCAAAAGACACCTGGGTTTTAGGATAA